One window of the Rhipicephalus sanguineus isolate Rsan-2018 chromosome 4, BIME_Rsan_1.4, whole genome shotgun sequence genome contains the following:
- the LOC119390655 gene encoding gastrula zinc finger protein XlCGF57.1 isoform X2, which translates to MKRHLRKHIDKPTLQCHLCPAAFVHNSKLLAHMRTHTGERPFSCVHCNFSCVKKARLVEHMRIHTGERPFSCVHCNASFTRKCILNEHIRTHTGERPFSCVHCNASFSRKDKLNDHMHTHTGERPYSCVHCDASFSRKDLLNEHIRTHTGERPFPCVHCNLSCVTKSRLVKHMRIHTGERPFSCVHCNASFLRKNQLNDHMRTHTGGERPFSCVHCDASFLRKDHLNDHMRTHTGERPFSCVHCNASFSQKGTLNDHMRRHTGERPFSCVLCNASFSTKRSLNDHMHTHTGERPFSCDHCDASFSRKSRLNDHMRTHTGERPFSCVHCDASFFVKYHLVRHIRMHTGERPFSCVHCGASFVQRSNLMRHIRAHTEKRRFSCVHCSASFSRKYNLTNHMSRDHKKEKP; encoded by the coding sequence ATGAAGAGACACCTTCGGAAACATATAGACAAGCCCACCTTACAGTGCCACTTGTGTCCAGCTGCATTCGTTCACAATTCCAAGCTCTTGGCTCATATGCgtacccacacaggagagcgccctttttcctgtgtccactgcaatttCTCGTGCGTGAAGAAAGCCCGCCTTGTTGAGCACATGCGcattcacacaggagagcgtcccttttcctgtgtccactgtaaTGCATCCTTCACGCGAAAATGCATACTCAATGAGCACATTCGCACACatacaggagagcgtcccttttcctgtgtccactgcaatgcatccttttcacggAAAGACAAACTCAATGACCACATGcacactcacacaggagagcgtccttaTTCATGTGTCCATTGCGATGCTTCCTTTTCGCGGAAAGACCTACTCAATGAGCACATtcgcactcacacaggagagcgtccctttccGTGTGTCCACTGCAATTTATCGTGTGTGACGAAGTCCCGCCTTGTTAAGCACATGCGcattcacacaggagagcgtcccttttcctgtgtccactgtaaTGCATCCTTTTTGCGAAAAAACCAACTCAACgaccacatgcgcactcacacagggggggagcgtcccttttcctgtgttcatTGTGATGCATCCTTTTTGCGAAAAGACCACCTCAACgaccacatgcgcactcacacaggggagcgtcccttttcctgtgtccactgtaaTGCATCCTTTTCTCAAAAAGGTACCCTCAACGACCACATGCGCcgtcacacaggagagcgtcccttttcctgtgtcctctgcaatgcatccttttcgacGAAACGCTCTCTCAATGACCACATGCatactcacacaggagagcgtcccttttcctgtgaccactgcgaTGCATCCTTTTCGCGGAAAAGCCGACTCAATgaccacatgcgcacccacacgggtgagcgtccattttcctgtgtccactgcgaTGCATCCTTTTTTGTGAAATACCACCTCGTGAGACACATCCGtatgcacacaggagagcgtcccttttcctgtgtgcaCTGTGGTGCATCCTTTGTGCAGAGATCCAACCTCATGAGACATATCCGTGCGCACACAGAAAAGCGTCGCTTTTCCTGTGTTCACTGCAGTGCATCTTTTTCACGAAAATACAACCTCACAAACCACATGTCCCGTGATCATAAAAAGGAGAAGCCATAA